From the Selenomonas sp. oral taxon 920 genome, the window GCAGCTGCACATTGAAGATGTTCTGATCGAACTGGTTGCGCATCTGCGCCCAGAGATTCCCAATGCCCGCCTGCACATCGTCGATGACCTCATCAAGTCCGTCGCCGTCGATATTCATGCGCTCATGCGAGTAGTTCATCTGGAAGTCGAGCATGTTGTTTTTGCTGAGCTCGTAGGTGCCGTCTATCTGCACATTGTATTTCTTCGAACGATAGCGGCTCCACTCCCTCATGGGAATCTTAATCATATAGCGCAGACCGTCGTGAATATTCTCGGCACGGTAATCCTTGCTCTGGCTTAGATAGTCAATCATCCAACCCCATTCATAGCGTTTCCCTATATAGCGTCGCTGTACGAGCAGCTCCGCTGCACTGATTTTTTGATGCCGCTTGTCGTATTTATAGAGATCGTATTTATCCACGAGAAGCCCCGGCTGAATCATATCGAAATAGCTTCGATAATCAACCCAGAGGCTGTCCGGCAGATGTCGATCGACAGTCTTGTATGTTCCCTTGATCATCCAGTCATCATTCTGCCATTTGACGAGAAGATCCGAATTGCTGTAGTCGTTGTATTTACGGCGGCGCTCGGGATCGTCGGCGGCTGTCACCAAGCGACCGCCGTTGTCTTCGAGCCACTGGATACAATCATCTACCATCTGCTGCCATGCGCCGGCGCCATTTGCAATATCATATGCGGCTCTCTCTGCCGGCGTCATAGCGAGATAACCTTGCAGTTCCACCCGTGTTTCCACAATCTGCCGCCCAATTCCGGTATTTGTATAGAACTGATCCGCCGCATAGCTGCGGTAGGGGAAATCGCCGTCACGCGACTCGTGATTGAATCCGAAAAGCAGACTGCCGCTGCCGACGGGTGCCGTAACCTCGACCGATGCTTTCTTCCCGCCGAATGAGCTCGGTCCGATCTCGGCAGACCCGTGCGCCTCTGCCGGTTTCTTTGTCACGACGTTGATGACTCCGCCGATGAACGTGCCCGCAAAACGTGCAGGGATATAGCCGCGGTAGACCTCGATGCGTTCGACGTTGCTGACGGGGATCGTCGAGATGTCGACCGCCGCATCGCCGCCGAGGTTTGTCAGCACACCGTCGACGAAGACTCCGACCTGCGCTGCTGTCGAGCCGCGTACGGTTACGGTCGTATACTGCCCCTTGCCCTGCACCTCACGCACATGCACGCCTGGCACCATTTTCAGAAAGTCCGGCAGGGTTTTCTGCTCGCCCTTGAACTCCTCAGGGCGGATGACGGTTACGGTGCCGGGAGAGAGGATCTCCTCCCACGCGGGACGCTTCGCCTCGACGGTGATGTCCGGCGTTGTGTATTCCAACGGCATATTCGTTCCCGTTGCCGGCATCTCCATTGGCGAAGCATCAGATGCGGCGTTGTCTTTGGCACCTGCCGCAGATGCCGAAGTATGTTCTGCGGCAGCGGCAGGATGACAGAACACACCTGCAAGCAGCATCCATAGAACACCCGCGAGGAGGTTCTTCTTTTTCTGTTTTTCCGACATGGGAAAGCCTCCGTTCTCTCCAATCGTCATATAAATTATGTTTTTGAAATATATAGATAATAAGTTATGGACGAACCGGTTCTTTCATGAAAAAAAGTCCGTCTGCGACCAGGATTGGTTTAGACGGACTTTTTTCATAAGAAAAGAAAACCCGGTGTACTAAATACAACCGGAGATGTCTTGTCATGAAGTATCGACAAAATCCCCTACCCATCGCTCGCAGGTACCGGCTTCTGAAATCCGCAAAAGCCGACGGTGATGTCGAAATAGGTAAGTATCCTGGCTTGGTGTCATCGTCTGCACACGCCTTCCCAGATTGCTCCAGTGACATTGTTGTGTGAAGACTCTACCTTACAGTGGCGGGACCGCTTCGGCTTATACCGAATTCCAGTTTAAGTCTCTCGACGCCTATTTCCTCTTATATTCAATTTTTATGTTTATATTAATACGACTTGTATAATTTTGTCAATAAGAGAATATAACTTATATTTTGTTAATATTAAGGAGTGATGGATTATGACGAGGTTGTTTCAATATAGTTGCGTGAAATGAATCTTCAATGATATAATGACAGCGTTTGTATTTGTGCGAAGGGAGGTGGGGCAATGCCCCTGGATGAATTTGCGTGGCGCGTGCGGCTCGCACGGCGGCGCAAGGCACACGCACGAAAATTCAAGATGGCGGCGGGGCTGATCACCCTGACGATTGCAGCGATTGCATGGTACCTCGGCTACTACATGCAGCGTCCCGAGTACGCACTCGCACAGGCGGCTGCTGCGGTGGAGCAGCATGATCTGGCGGCGTTCCAACGCCGCGTGAATATCGCGGCGGTTGCGGACGCGGGCTACGATGACCTCACTTATGTGCTCTTTTCGCGCGACACGAGACTGTCGGAGTCGGAGCGCAGCGCCTCCGGAAAATTTTATCAGCGCATCAAGGGGAGTGTTGCCGAGGGGCTGACGTACACGATCGAGAATGCCGTCCAAAATTCTGTATGGGCAGAGCCGGAGGGCGTAAATGCGCTCAAAGGCCGTCAGCTCGGCATCGACTTTGAGTATCTGATGGAGTGCAGCCATCTGCGGGACACCAGCGTCCTCAGTATTGGAGACGTTACGCGCGACGGGAGCGGCGCCGTAGCAATGCTGACCGTCGTGGACGAGGGGACGGGGCTTGAGTTTCCGCTGCAGCTGCGCATGGAGAAAGGCGATCTGGGCTGGCAGGTCGTTCGCGTGGTGAACTACCGCGCCTACCTCGAGGCGGTACAGATGGCGGCGGGCAGCGATGTTACGCGCTACATCGAGGCGACGCGTCCCATCGTCGACCGCTATAACGGCGTCTTTCGCAGCACGCAGTACGAGTTTCTCTACCTGACGGAGACGGCGTGGGGAACCTATACGACCGAGCACCGCAGGGCGCTCATCCGCCTTCTGCAGGATGATGTGATCCCCTTGCTGAAAAAATATCAGCGCGAGCTCGATGCCGTGGAGATTCCGCGCGGCGCTGCGTATCTTGCTGCCCAACGAAAGGCGTCGACGGAGGCCTCCATTGCCTCGTACGAAAGCTTTATACGCGGTCTCGACACAGGGCTGCCGGAGGAGTTTGCGCGTGCCGAGACGCTGCACAAGCAGGCGCTCACCTACGACCTGCGCGTCGGCGACATGGTCCGGCGCAGCGCCGTGAGCGAGGAAACACCCGCAACACCGTAGCTCTGTAAAAGAAGGTCTTGCCATGCACCTATGTGCGTGCGGCAAGACCTTTTTCTGTAGAAATTTGCTGTGCGCTGCGCAGTGCGCGTCTGCACCCGAAATGCAGCAGCGCTGCCATGACGAAGAAGCTTGCGCTGTAGGCGCTGTAGACGATGTGCATGGAGTGCAGGCCGAGCATGTCCCAGCCCCAGCACCACGCGATGCGAAAGAGGCAGTAGGAGACAAGTGCGGTCATCATGGGATAGAGTGTGTTGCCGAGTCCGCGGATTGCGCCGATGTAGATCTGATTGATGCCGTAGAGCCAGTAGAAGGGGAATGTGTACCAGACGGCATCGAGCGCGTTTTCGGCAACGGCGGGATCATCAGTAAAGAGAGAGATGAGCATGGGGGCACAGAGTCCCGCGACAAGTGCCATCCCCATTGCACCGCCCCCCGCAAGCCTGAGACTCGCCCGCAGCCCCGCCCGCACACGTGTAAGGTCACCAGCACCGACATTCTGCCCGATGAAGCTTGTGAGGGCAATGCCGAACGCGAAGAGGGGATAGTAGAGGAAGCCCTCGACGCGCGCGTAGACGGTCATGCCCGCCATCGCCGCGTAGCCGAAGGAGTTGATGTAGGCCTGGATGACAAGCGAGGAGATGCTCATAAAGACTGCCTGCAGTCCCGCAGGAATGCTCGTGCCGAGGATGGGCAGGAGATGCACGGGCTGAAAGAAGGGGCGATGGAGGTGAAACTGCCACGCGCCGCGCAGACGGAGGAGCTTTCGCAGGGCGAGCAGTGCCGCCGCAGCCTGTGCGGTGACGGTCGCAGCAGCCGCACCTGCAATGCCGCAGGGAACGGCGATCAGGAGCAGGACATCGAGCGCGATGTTGAGCAGGACGGCGGTAGCGAGGTAGTGCAGGGTACTCGTCGTGTTGCCGAGTGCGCGCAGGACTGCACTTGCCGTATTGTAGAGAAGCTGTGCGAGTATTCCGCCGAGGGTGATGCGCAGATAGAGGCTTGCCTGCGGGATGAGATCGGCGGGGGTGGCGAGCGCCGCGAGCAGCTGCTCGGTCAGCACGATGCCTGCTGCCGTGAAGAGCACGGCGAATAGGACAATCGTGACGAAGATGCTCTGCACGAGCGCACTCAGACGGGCATACTCCTTTTCTCCGTAGAGATGCGAAACGAGAATGCTCAGCCCCGCCGAGAATCCGATGAAGAAGTTGACCAGCACAGAGAGGATGAGGCTCGCCGTGCCGACGGCGGCAAGTGCCTGTGCACCGAGCACCTGCCCAACGAGAGCCGTGTCTGCGATCGTGTAGAACTGCTGAAGGAACTGAGAGAGCAGGATGGGCAGCATGAAGATGAGCAGTTGGCGCAGGATCGCTCCACGCGTAAAGTCCTGCTGATCAGCGCTGTGAAAGAGAAGAACGTGCAGATGGTGCAGGTTGTGGTGGAGAAAGTCGTAGGTGAGCGGATTGCGGATGCCGTAGATCTGTTCACGGCGTTTGAGCGCAGAGAGTTTGTTGAGAATCTGGTTCATAATGAGAGATTTTATCATATGATGCCCGTTTTGTGTATTCAAAATGGGCGATTAGATTTTATATCTGTGCGTTGTGGGGCTTGTCCTCCAACTGCTGGCCCATTTTTCCGGCAGCAAGTATGAGACCCATCAGCAGCCAATATTCGCGCCCGATGGAGACTTGGTTGACGTTCGTGTCCGTGAGTCCCTCCAGATGAATACCGGCAAAGATGAGAAGCCCCATGAGGGCATAGGATGGGAGCCCCTTCTTTCGCTCCATGCGGAACTGGCGCCAAAGGCGACAGAGCAGATAGCCGTGCAGGATGAGGAATGCCGCTGCACCAAAGATGCCGCCTTCGGCAAGATGCTGGAGAAAATTGTTGTGCGGCTGCGTGTGTCCTGTCTTCGGATCGTTTGGATTGGTCGGTCGTTCAACTGCTGCATCCGGAATGTAGATGGCGTTGTAATAATATCCGTATTCCTCCATTCCGACGCCGAGGATAGGGTAATCCTGAAAAATCTCGATGGCTGCCTGCCACATGTAGATGCGTTCCCGATTCGAGGTGTGCTTCGTATCCGAGATGGATGAAAACCGCGATGCATACATGGGAGAGAACGCGAGGACCGTACCAAGCAGCAGAGTGCCGATCACGCCTGCGATCAGCAGCAGGCGGCGCAGTTTCGGCGCGAGTACGAATAAGAGGAGCAGCGTTCCTGCAGCGGCAAGCCATGCGCCGCGCGTCTGCGTCAGAACGAGCAGTACGCCCGAGAGGGCGGCGAGCGCGAGCAGCGGCCGCTGAAAACGCCGCATATATTCTTGCTGTGCAAAGAAGCAGAACACGGGAATCGCCATCAGCAGGTGACTGGCTAGAAATGTCGGGGTATGCACGAAGCCGCTCGGCCGCCACATTATGCCGTGCGTATAGAGTTGGGCAAATGCCGTTATGTTGTTGATGCATACGGAAAGAGAAAAGGCGAGGATGATGCCGCCGATCTGTTTTTTGCTGCGTACGCAGAGCAGTGCGAGAAATACGGGAAGGATGCGGTGTGCCGTGCTGCCTACTGCCGCAACAGATATATTCGGCTCGCGTGAGGCGAGGCCGCAGATGATCCAGATGCCGAGATAGATGAGGACAGCCTTCAGCATGCCCGTATCCAGCGCGGGGAAAGTCCGCGTGCGTACGGCCTGAACCAGTACGAGCAGGATGCCGAGTGCAACCAACACCGACGACGCTCCCGTTGAGATGTTTGAAGCGAATGCAAGACCGATTAGGATGCGGTACATCCATTGGTCATAAAAGGGGGGATTGATCCATCGTTGTTCCATATCTGCGGTTTCCTCTCATCGTGAAATACGGTTCTATTCTATCATATAGGCGGATATATGGAAACAAAAACACAGGAGAGCCGTGCGGTTCTCCTGTGTGTTGTTGCGGACATCCTCAGAATGCGGGGATGATCGCGCCCTTGTATTTCTCATTGATGAAGTTCTTGACCGCCTCGGAGTGGAGTGCCTTCATGAGCGCCTGAATCTCAGGGCGGTTCTCATCGCCCTGACGGACGACGAGAATGTTGACGTACGGAGAGGTCTTGTCCTCCATGAAGAGAGCATCGCGCGTCGGGACGAGATCCGCCTGCATCGCCCAGTTCGTGTTGATGACAGAGATGTCCACATCGTCGAGCGTGCGCGGCAGCTGCGGCGCCTCGATCTCCTTGAAGCTCAGATGCTTCGGATTGTCCACGACATCCTGTACAGTCGCGGCAGCACCGACACCGTCTTTCAGCTTCAGGAGTCCTGCGCGCTCGAGGAGGAGCAGGGCGCGGCCGCCGTTCGTCGGATCGCTCGGGATCGAGACCTGTGCGCCGTCCTTGACCTCATTGATGTTCTTGATCTTGTGCGAGTAAATGCCCATCGGCTCGACGTGGACACCGAGAACGTTCGCGAGCTTCAGCTCCGGATGCTCTGTGACGAAGTTCTTGAGGTACGGCTCGTGCTGGAAGAAGTTTGCGTCGATCTCCTTGTCGTTCGTCGCGAGGTTCGGCTGCACGTAGTCGTTGAACTCGACGATCTCGAGCTTTATGCCGTCCTTTTCGAGCTCGGGTTTCACAACCTCGAGGATTTCGGCGTGGGGAACGGGGGAGGCACCGACCTTGATGACCTTCTCCGACTTTGCACTGCTGTTGTCCGCGCCGCCGCCGCAGCCGACGAGGGCGAGCGTGCTCAGAGCGAGGACGAGAGTGAGTAGTTTCTTCATAAAGACCTCCTTAATGTTCGTCGTACGATGTCCAACGCGAACGCCTTGTTGCGCAAGTGATCGTACACGTATCTGCAGTACATGCGGATTTCAAACGCGTTTCGCTTAAACAAAAGAAATCCGCAGAGGAGCAGAATGTGTAGTTTACTCACTTGCTTCACTAGGGTTCACTTCTGGGCATCGCACCCTGGGTATAACAATGCGATTATCTCTTATTCAGCCGTGCGGCAAGGGCATTGCCCATGAGCTGCACGAGCTGGACGAGAACAATGAGAATGACGACGGTTGCGATCATGATGTCGGGACGAAAACGCTGGTAGCCGTATCGGATCGCAAGGTCGCCGAGACCGCCGCCGCCGATCGCACCTGCCATCGCCGATTCGCCAACGAGGGCGATGATGACGGTGGTGAGCTGACTGACAATGCCGGGCATGGACTCAGGGAGCAGCACGCGTGTGATGATCTGCATCGGTGTCGCGCCCATCGCGAGCGCTGCCTCGATCAGACCGTGCGGTACCTCGCGCAGCGAGGTCTCCACCTGCCGTCCAATGAAGGGGACGGAGGCAATGACGAGCGGTACCATCGCCGCCGTTGTACCGATCGCAGAACCCACGATGAGACGTGTCAGTGGGATGATCGCCACCATCAGAATAATAAATGGGATGGAGCGCACCGCGTTGACCACTGCGCCGACCATGCGGTTCACCATCGGCGCGTCGAGGATTTCTCCTTTGCCCGTCACGTGCAGGAGTACGCCGAGCGGTACGCCGATGGCGGTTGAGATCGCCATACTGACGAGCACCATGTAGATCGTTTCGCCCAGCGCCTTAGAGAGGAGCGGCAGAATTTCGGCGGACATAGCCGATCACCTCCTGTTTCAAATGCTGTGCGGAAAGATATGTGATCGCTGCCTCGATCTCAGCGCGCGCGCCGCGCATGCCGATGATCATGCGTCCGAACGGCAGATCTTTCATTTGATCGAGCGTGCCAAAGAGCATCGTGACCTCGATATCGGGGAAGCGGCGGATCATATCCGCGAGAACGGGATTATCCGCGCTCTCCCCAAGGAAGGTGAGGCGCAGAAGCATATAGCTGTCCGTGGACGGCTCGTGCGTGATCGGGTTGCCGCGAAATGCCGTCGGCAGCTCGTTCGAGAGGAGCACGCTGATGAACTCCTTCGTAATCGGCTCGCGCGGTGCGGTGAATACATCCACCACGTCGCCCTCCTCGGCAATGACACCGCCGTCGATGACAGCAACGCGGTCGCAGATATCCTTGATGACCTGCATCTCATGCGTGATGACCACGACGGTCAGCCCCATGCGGCGGTTGATGTCGCGGATGAGTGCGAGGATGGACTTTGTCGTCTGCGGGTCGAGCGCGGAGGTCGCCTCGTCGCAGAGCAGCACCTTCGGATCGCTCGCGAGGGCACGTGCAATGCCGACGCGCTGCTTTTGTCCGCCCGAGAGTTGGCTCGGGTAGGCATCCGCCTTGTCGCCGAGTCCAACGAGGGCGAGCAGCTCTGTGACCTTCGGCTTGATCTCATCCGTCGATTTCCCTGCGAGTTTCAGGGGGAACGCGACGTTGTCATAGACCGTCGCAGAGGACAGCAGATTGAAATGCTGAAAGATCATGCCGATGCGGCGGCGTTCCTCGCGCAGCTCGCGCTCACTCATCTGCATGAGATCGCGCCCATCAATCAGCACCGCGCCGCTCGTCGGACGCTCAAGCATATTGATGCAGCGGATGAGTGTGGACTTGCCCGCGCCAGAGAGACCGATGATGCCGTAGATCGTACCGCGTTCGATGCGCAGGTCGATCCCGCGCAGCGCGTGGATGTCCCCTTCGTATGTCTTTACAATGTTTTTCAGGTGTATCATATGGTCGTTTTCCTTTGACTGAGATTCGGATTAAACGTAGCACACACGCAGTTTTTTGTCAATGTTTTCACACACAGCGCGTATGAGATACAGCTATTGATAAATAAAAAAGATTCTGTTGTCACTGGGGGCAATCTCGGCTATAATAGATGCAGACCATAGCAGAACATTCTCCTCCATGAGAAAACCCTTGCTAATGAGAATCGTTTGCGATATAATGAAGTGCCAAACGATTTTTAGGGGGGTGCTTGTTGCGCCTCAGCGCGGAGGGGGATATTACCATGCGTTGTCCAGATTTTGAGCATTTGCTCGGCTATCATGCTGCACCCCTGCTGGCGGGTCTGACGGCGGGAAGCCTGCTGTCGTTCCAAAAGAGCCGTTTTCAGGATTTTGATGCGCTGCTCGCGGCCTATGAACCTTGCTTTTCCTGCAAGGGGATCTCGATGTTCAGCGTAGCGGAGGGCGCGGAGTACGTTCTCATTCTCTTCTATCGGGCGGAGCTTGTCGCGCGTGCACTTGAATCGCCTCAGGCACAGGAGATCCTGTGCGAGGCAGGCTACCGCATCGCAGAGAGCATGGAGGAGCGGCTCGAGTTCCTGCGTCTGCGCATGCGCGTGCGCAAGACACTTCCGCCTGAGATCGGGCTCTTCCTCGGCTATCCGCCGGAGGATGTGCGCGGGTTCATCACACGGCGGGGACAGGACTTTGTCTGCAGCGGATACTGGAAGGTCTACACGAACGAGGCGGAGGCACGTGCTCTCTTTGAGCAGTACTCGGCCTGTACTCAGGAGTTCTGTACGCGGCTGGAGGCGGGACGCCCCCTTGCCGAGTTGGTGCAGGCAGTATAAAGAGAGAGAATGGAATCGCTGATAAAATGAAGCCCGCCCAATCGGTGCTGAATTTATCCGTCTCCTGCATCTCTCGGGATTCTGTGAGGAGGATTTCATATGGCAAAGGTAGCGGTTGTGTACTGGTCCGGCACGGGCAATACGCAGAAGATGGCAGAGGCTGTCGTCGAGGGGGCGCAGGGTGCGGGCGCTGACGTTGAGTGCTTCGAGGTAGACAGCTTCTCCGTGGATCAGATCGACGGCTATGACGGGCTCGCACTCGGCTGTCCCTCGATGGGCGCTGAGGAGCTGGAGGAGGGCTCGTATGAGCCGTTCTTCGCAGAGGCGGTCGAAAGCGGCAAACTCTCCGGCAAGCCGGTCGTGCTCTTCGGCTCGTGGGGCTGGGGCGCCGGCGCATGGATGGAGACGTGGTCCGAGCGTACGAAGGACGCGGGCGCAAAGCTCGTGGATACCTTCATTGTCGAGAATGAGCCGGATGATGAGGGGATCGAGGGCAGCAAGAACCTCGGTGCTGCACTCGTCGGCGCGTGCTGATTCATTACGTGGCAGCCTGATTTCAAACGAAAGAGTCGCTTCGCGCGGGGCGGCTCTTTTTCTGTCTGTGGGGCAGTTCTTTAGCAGGATTTTAGGGATGGGACAGAGAATTTATAAGGATATGTGTTTAACGTAATTCCTTACGAGCAGAGAGGGTGGAAAGGGTTGATGATCGATGGAAACTGAGGCAGCGGCAAGCGCCGCACAGGCGGTGGGGTTCATTCACCCCATGATGGCAGATGTGATGACGTTGCTTTCCTTCGTCCTCGTCGTGGCGAGTGTTGCGATTGCCGGTGTTGCGACGCACTATGCATGGCGGCAGACGGGCGGTACGGTTGATGTCATCGAGGGACATGTTTCGTGGCTGCGCACAGAGGCAGAGCGTCTTTCGGCGGAAATTCAGGCATCTGTTGCAAAGGACAGCCAGACGGCGATCCAAGTTGCCGGACTAAAAGAGCAGGTACAGGGATTTGATGCGCGCCTTCAGGCGCTTGAGGAACAGGCGAAGCAGCTCGCCGCAGATATGGAGGAGCTGAGATTGCTCCCGGCAGCGGCACCTCCCCCGCCCGTGCCTGAACCAGAGCCGGAACCTGAACCGGAGCCTGCGCCTGCACCGGAACCTGAGCCGGAGGAAGATGAGATCGACCTCGATGCCCTGCTTGAGAGCAAGCCGATCTGGCAGGATCTCTTGGACGACTATCATGCGCTGCGTGAGACCTTCTCACCCGAGCGAGGAGCGGAGCTCTGTCAACCGCTCATCGAGAAGTATGCGCTGCACCTCCTCATCTGCTCGGATCATGCGGCGACGGAGAACGGGAAGACCATGCCGAAGTTCGAGAGCGTTGAGGATATCAACGAGGCGACGTTCTGGGCGTATGACATCCCCGGTCAGCCGAATGACTTCGCTGTTATCCCGAGCCCCATGTTCCCCTACGATCAGAAGATGCACGATGAGGCGGGGATGAAGGAGACCTTCGCCACGCGGTATGAGACGGGCAAGAGCTACGATAAACTCGTCGTCGATATGCCTGCCCTCTTCTCCCTGCGCAAGGATAAGTGGCACATCGAGCAGCCGGGTCTCTTGAAGCTGATCGAGAGCTGAGTTACATACGATACACTGGAGTTCCTGCTGCGGCAGGAACTCTTTTTGTGTTTATATGAAACAGAAGCTATACGGGAACTGGTTTCACGAGCATTTTCGTAAGTTTTGATTTTGACACCCTAGATGAGCAGATATAGCTTAAACTTTATGTTGATAAAACAATAAAAGAGGGGCGATGCCCCTCTACCAGACTTATTTAGAACTTTACCCCGAGGGAGAATCCGCTCGTCACATCCGATGTGTGGAATCCCTCGGGTTTTCTTATGGGCATCGCCCCCGCAAAGACATCATAGGAGACGGTATCAATCGAG encodes:
- a CDS encoding MetQ/NlpA family ABC transporter substrate-binding protein, with protein sequence MKKLLTLVLALSTLALVGCGGGADNSSAKSEKVIKVGASPVPHAEILEVVKPELEKDGIKLEIVEFNDYVQPNLATNDKEIDANFFQHEPYLKNFVTEHPELKLANVLGVHVEPMGIYSHKIKNINEVKDGAQVSIPSDPTNGGRALLLLERAGLLKLKDGVGAAATVQDVVDNPKHLSFKEIEAPQLPRTLDDVDISVINTNWAMQADLVPTRDALFMEDKTSPYVNILVVRQGDENRPEIQALMKALHSEAVKNFINEKYKGAIIPAF
- a CDS encoding DUF3793 family protein; this translates as MRCPDFEHLLGYHAAPLLAGLTAGSLLSFQKSRFQDFDALLAAYEPCFSCKGISMFSVAEGAEYVLILFYRAELVARALESPQAQEILCEAGYRIAESMEERLEFLRLRMRVRKTLPPEIGLFLGYPPEDVRGFITRRGQDFVCSGYWKVYTNEAEARALFEQYSACTQEFCTRLEAGRPLAELVQAV
- a CDS encoding methionine ABC transporter ATP-binding protein — its product is MIHLKNIVKTYEGDIHALRGIDLRIERGTIYGIIGLSGAGKSTLIRCINMLERPTSGAVLIDGRDLMQMSERELREERRRIGMIFQHFNLLSSATVYDNVAFPLKLAGKSTDEIKPKVTELLALVGLGDKADAYPSQLSGGQKQRVGIARALASDPKVLLCDEATSALDPQTTKSILALIRDINRRMGLTVVVITHEMQVIKDICDRVAVIDGGVIAEEGDVVDVFTAPREPITKEFISVLLSNELPTAFRGNPITHEPSTDSYMLLRLTFLGESADNPVLADMIRRFPDIEVTMLFGTLDQMKDLPFGRMIIGMRGARAEIEAAITYLSAQHLKQEVIGYVRRNSAAPL
- a CDS encoding O-antigen ligase family protein, with product MEQRWINPPFYDQWMYRILIGLAFASNISTGASSVLVALGILLVLVQAVRTRTFPALDTGMLKAVLIYLGIWIICGLASREPNISVAAVGSTAHRILPVFLALLCVRSKKQIGGIILAFSLSVCINNITAFAQLYTHGIMWRPSGFVHTPTFLASHLLMAIPVFCFFAQQEYMRRFQRPLLALAALSGVLLVLTQTRGAWLAAAGTLLLLFVLAPKLRRLLLIAGVIGTLLLGTVLAFSPMYASRFSSISDTKHTSNRERIYMWQAAIEIFQDYPILGVGMEEYGYYYNAIYIPDAAVERPTNPNDPKTGHTQPHNNFLQHLAEGGIFGAAAFLILHGYLLCRLWRQFRMERKKGLPSYALMGLLIFAGIHLEGLTDTNVNQVSIGREYWLLMGLILAAGKMGQQLEDKPHNAQI
- a CDS encoding flavodoxin → MAKVAVVYWSGTGNTQKMAEAVVEGAQGAGADVECFEVDSFSVDQIDGYDGLALGCPSMGAEELEEGSYEPFFAEAVESGKLSGKPVVLFGSWGWGAGAWMETWSERTKDAGAKLVDTFIVENEPDDEGIEGSKNLGAALVGAC
- a CDS encoding methionine ABC transporter permease: MSAEILPLLSKALGETIYMVLVSMAISTAIGVPLGVLLHVTGKGEILDAPMVNRMVGAVVNAVRSIPFIILMVAIIPLTRLIVGSAIGTTAAMVPLVIASVPFIGRQVETSLREVPHGLIEAALAMGATPMQIITRVLLPESMPGIVSQLTTVIIALVGESAMAGAIGGGGLGDLAIRYGYQRFRPDIMIATVVILIVLVQLVQLMGNALAARLNKR
- a CDS encoding TonB-dependent receptor plug domain-containing protein translates to MEMPATGTNMPLEYTTPDITVEAKRPAWEEILSPGTVTVIRPEEFKGEQKTLPDFLKMVPGVHVREVQGKGQYTTVTVRGSTAAQVGVFVDGVLTNLGGDAAVDISTIPVSNVERIEVYRGYIPARFAGTFIGGVINVVTKKPAEAHGSAEIGPSSFGGKKASVEVTAPVGSGSLLFGFNHESRDGDFPYRSYAADQFYTNTGIGRQIVETRVELQGYLAMTPAERAAYDIANGAGAWQQMVDDCIQWLEDNGGRLVTAADDPERRRKYNDYSNSDLLVKWQNDDWMIKGTYKTVDRHLPDSLWVDYRSYFDMIQPGLLVDKYDLYKYDKRHQKISAAELLVQRRYIGKRYEWGWMIDYLSQSKDYRAENIHDGLRYMIKIPMREWSRYRSKKYNVQIDGTYELSKNNMLDFQMNYSHERMNIDGDGLDEVIDDVQAGIGNLWAQMRNQFDQNIFNVQLQDTITLDKKKTWQLTPAVRYNRSQIIGYSQFGRFNPLKTYRWVHPKDSQVDSKVTWQLALKKEFNDHFTMRMTGGTYFRLLNMYEIAGDGAGIMPAPMDYKGSGAKFPQPEYGKQFDLSVIWDGKFLGSDNRTTLTYFWRDTQRMLYLYRAGLNYSSYFNDMRGKAHGIELQTNFHWKKFDLDIEGTHLNIAAQRRDSSPGVHYDWFEVRPTYQPRWEGNIRLTYRPTEKWLFFGEAHYVSQYYTHYAIPQVRDPVEKELAGRPRAALKTINLGLKWSPKKDMTLTLGCNDVFDAASKLKVHSVQRYLSEPSWVNIEYPLQGRSYYISFRYEF
- a CDS encoding MATE family efflux transporter, with the translated sequence MIKSLIMNQILNKLSALKRREQIYGIRNPLTYDFLHHNLHHLHVLLFHSADQQDFTRGAILRQLLIFMLPILLSQFLQQFYTIADTALVGQVLGAQALAAVGTASLILSVLVNFFIGFSAGLSILVSHLYGEKEYARLSALVQSIFVTIVLFAVLFTAAGIVLTEQLLAALATPADLIPQASLYLRITLGGILAQLLYNTASAVLRALGNTTSTLHYLATAVLLNIALDVLLLIAVPCGIAGAAAATVTAQAAAALLALRKLLRLRGAWQFHLHRPFFQPVHLLPILGTSIPAGLQAVFMSISSLVIQAYINSFGYAAMAGMTVYARVEGFLYYPLFAFGIALTSFIGQNVGAGDLTRVRAGLRASLRLAGGGAMGMALVAGLCAPMLISLFTDDPAVAENALDAVWYTFPFYWLYGINQIYIGAIRGLGNTLYPMMTALVSYCLFRIAWCWGWDMLGLHSMHIVYSAYSASFFVMAALLHFGCRRALRSAQQISTEKGLAART